A single window of Streptomyces sp. NBC_00464 DNA harbors:
- a CDS encoding alkaline phosphatase family protein: MVQPSWQDPVLLPVGTAPVPEYGSGSLADLLPTLAAGQEVPGFTAAIPELAPADRNCVFLIDGLGWEQIKAHPDEAPFLHSLLPTSRGGTGRPITAGFPATTATSLASVGTGRPPGEHGLPGYTARNPETGQLMNQLRWKPWTSPKVWQPYPTVFQLADAAGVRTAQVSAPTFEQTPLTKVALSGGSFLGRLTGEERMDVAAERLAAGDRSLVYTYYSEVDGKGHRFGVDSDAWRGQLMYVDGLARRLAEQLPPRSALYITADHGMIDIPFDEQSRIDFDEDWELRAGVALLGGEGRARHVYAVPGAEADVLTVWREVLGEQFWVASRDEAVEAGWFGPRVDERVLGRIGDVVAAAHDDVVITASVNEPHESAMVGMHGSMTPVEQLVPLLEVRT, encoded by the coding sequence ATGGTCCAGCCTTCCTGGCAGGACCCGGTACTGCTGCCCGTCGGCACCGCTCCCGTCCCGGAGTACGGCAGCGGCTCGCTCGCCGACCTGCTCCCCACCCTTGCCGCGGGACAGGAAGTCCCCGGCTTCACGGCGGCGATCCCCGAGCTCGCCCCCGCCGACCGCAACTGCGTCTTCCTGATCGACGGCCTCGGCTGGGAGCAGATCAAGGCACACCCGGACGAGGCACCGTTCCTGCACTCCCTCCTGCCCACGTCGCGCGGCGGCACGGGCCGTCCCATCACCGCGGGATTCCCGGCCACCACCGCGACCTCGCTGGCCTCGGTCGGCACCGGGCGCCCGCCGGGCGAACACGGCCTGCCCGGCTACACGGCCCGCAATCCCGAGACCGGCCAGCTGATGAACCAGCTCCGCTGGAAGCCGTGGACGTCGCCGAAGGTCTGGCAGCCGTACCCCACCGTCTTCCAGCTGGCCGACGCGGCCGGAGTGCGTACCGCGCAGGTCTCCGCCCCCACCTTCGAACAGACCCCGCTGACCAAGGTCGCGCTCAGCGGCGGCTCCTTCCTGGGCCGGCTCACCGGCGAGGAGCGGATGGACGTCGCAGCCGAACGGCTGGCCGCCGGGGACCGCTCCCTGGTCTACACGTACTACAGCGAGGTCGACGGCAAGGGCCACCGCTTCGGCGTCGACTCCGACGCCTGGCGCGGTCAGCTGATGTACGTCGACGGCCTGGCCCGGCGCCTGGCCGAGCAGCTCCCGCCGCGCTCCGCGCTGTACATCACCGCCGACCACGGAATGATCGACATCCCGTTCGACGAACAGTCGAGGATCGACTTCGACGAGGACTGGGAGCTGCGCGCCGGCGTCGCCCTGCTCGGCGGCGAGGGCCGTGCGCGCCATGTCTACGCCGTCCCGGGCGCCGAGGCCGATGTGCTGACCGTCTGGCGCGAGGTGCTCGGCGAGCAGTTCTGGGTGGCGAGCCGTGACGAGGCCGTCGAGGCGGGCTGGTTCGGCCCGCGGGTCGACGAGCGGGTGCTCGGCAGGATCGGCGACGTGGTCGCGGCCGCCCACGACGACGTGGTGATCACCGCCTCGGTCAACGAGCCGCACGAGTCCGCGATGGTCGGCATGCACGGCTCGATGACCCCCGTCGAGCAGCTCGTCCCGCTCCTCGAAGTACGTACCTAG
- a CDS encoding thymidine kinase, which yields MPELVFFSGTMDCGKSTLALQIGHNRSARGLQGVIFTRDDRAGEGKLSSRLGLVTEAVEASEGMDLYAHLVDQLSQGGRVDYVIVDEAQFLAPEQIDQLARVVDDLGLDVFAFGITTDFRTRLFPGSQRLIELADRIEALQVEALCWCGARATHNARTVGGEMVVEGEQVVVGDVSSPAAETGYEVLCRRHHRRRMTSGSVRAGALSPDVLPVASG from the coding sequence ATGCCCGAGCTTGTGTTCTTCTCCGGAACGATGGACTGCGGAAAGAGCACGCTGGCCCTCCAGATCGGACACAACCGTTCGGCACGAGGGCTCCAGGGCGTGATCTTCACCCGCGACGACCGGGCGGGGGAGGGGAAGCTGTCCTCCCGGCTGGGCCTGGTCACGGAGGCGGTCGAGGCCTCCGAGGGGATGGATCTGTACGCGCACCTTGTCGACCAGCTCTCCCAGGGCGGCAGGGTGGACTACGTGATCGTGGACGAGGCGCAGTTCCTCGCCCCGGAACAGATCGACCAGCTGGCCCGCGTCGTGGACGATCTGGGTCTGGACGTCTTCGCCTTCGGCATTACGACGGACTTCCGCACCAGGCTCTTCCCCGGCTCCCAGCGACTGATCGAACTCGCTGACCGCATAGAGGCCCTTCAGGTGGAGGCCCTGTGCTGGTGCGGCGCCCGCGCCACCCACAACGCCCGGACGGTGGGCGGCGAGATGGTGGTGGAGGGTGAGCAGGTCGTGGTCGGTGACGTGAGCAGCCCGGCTGCGGAGACCGGCTACGAGGTGTTGTGCCGGCGCCACCATCGGCGCCGCATGACCAGCGGTTCCGTCCGCGCCGGCGCGCTCTCACCGGACGTCCTGCCGGTCGCCTCCGGCTGA
- a CDS encoding DUF5998 family protein → MAKTGTTTQGLRAAIERSGYYPALVAEAVEAAVGGEPVASYLVHQETTFDSNEVRRHVTVLVLTDTRFIVSHTDEQNADTSSPTPYATTSTESVKLDRISSVVVSRVVANPEKYVPGTLPREVVLTIGWGAVSRIDLEPAACGDTNCEADHGYTGSSTADDLSLRVSEAGDGPDTVRQTLAFAQALSEATAATPAAGR, encoded by the coding sequence ATGGCTAAGACCGGTACGACGACCCAGGGGCTGCGCGCGGCGATCGAGCGCAGCGGCTACTACCCGGCCCTCGTGGCCGAGGCGGTGGAAGCCGCCGTGGGCGGTGAGCCGGTCGCTTCGTACCTGGTGCACCAGGAGACGACCTTCGACTCCAACGAGGTGCGCAGGCACGTCACGGTGCTGGTGCTCACGGACACCCGCTTCATCGTCAGCCACACCGACGAGCAGAACGCCGACACCAGCTCCCCGACGCCCTACGCCACCACCTCCACCGAGTCGGTCAAGCTGGACCGGATCTCCTCGGTCGTGGTCAGCCGGGTCGTGGCCAACCCGGAGAAGTACGTCCCGGGCACGCTGCCCCGCGAGGTCGTCCTGACCATCGGCTGGGGCGCGGTCTCCCGGATCGACCTGGAGCCCGCCGCCTGCGGCGACACCAACTGCGAGGCCGACCACGGCTACACCGGCAGCTCCACCGCCGACGACCTGAGCCTGCGGGTCAGCGAGGCCGGCGACGGCCCCGACACCGTGCGCCAGACCCTCGCGTTCGCCCAGGCGCTCTCCGAGGCCACGGCCGCGACCCCGGCGGCCGGCCGCTGA